Proteins found in one Sorghum bicolor cultivar BTx623 chromosome 1, Sorghum_bicolor_NCBIv3, whole genome shotgun sequence genomic segment:
- the LOC8065167 gene encoding aquaporin NIP3-1 encodes MAEPGSTTPPNGSAPATPGTPAPLFSGGPRVDSLSYERKSMPRCKCLPAVEGWGIATHTCVVEIPAPDVSLTRKLGAEFVGTFILIFFATAAPIVNQKYGGAISPFGNAACAGLAVTIIILSTGHISGAHLNPSLTIAFAALRHFPWLQVPAYVSVQVLGSICASFALKGVFHPFLSGGVTVPDVTISTAQAFFTEFIISFNLLFVVTAVATDTRAVGELAGIAVGAAVTLNILVAGPTTGGSMNPVRTLGPAVAAGNYRQLWIYLLAPTLGALAGAGVYTAVKLRDENGETPRTQRSFRR; translated from the exons ATGGCGGAGCCGGGGTCGACGACGCCGCCGAACGGGTCTGCGCCGGCGACGCCCGGTACGCCGGCGCCGCTGTTCTCCGGCGGGCCGCGGGTGGACTCGCTGTCGTACGAGCGCAAGTCGATGCCGCGGTGCAAGTGCCTGCCGGCGGTGGAGGGGTGGGGCATTGCGACGCACACCTGCGTCGTCGAGATCCCCGCGCCGGACGTCTCGCTCACCCGCAAG CTCGGCGCGGAGTTCGTGGGCACGTTCATCCTCATCTTCTTCGCGACGGCGGCGCCGATCGTGAACCAGAAGTACGGCGGCGCGATCAGCCCGTTCGGGAACGCGGCGTGCGCGGGGCTGGCGGTGACCATCATCATCCTGTCGACGGGCCACATCTCCGGGGCGCACCTGAACCCGTCGCTCACCATCGCGTTCGCGGCGCTGCGCCACTTCCCCTGGCTGCAGGTGCCCGCGTACGTGTCCGTCCAGGTGCTGGGCTCCATCTGCGCCAGCTTCGCGCTCAAGGGCGTCTTCCACCCTTTCCTCTCCGGCGGCGTCACCGTCCCCGACGTCACCATCTCCACCGCCCAGGCCTTCTTCACCGAGTTCATCATCTCCTTCAACCTCCTCTTCGTCGTCACCGCCGTCGCCACCGACACACGCGCC GTGGGTGAACTCGCCGGGATCGCGGTGGGAGCGGCCGTGACGCTGAACATCCTCGTCGCCGG GCCGACGACGGGCGGGTCCATGAACCCGGTGAGGACGCTGGggccggcggtggcggcggggaACTACAGGCAGCTGTGGATCTACCTGCTGGCCCCGACGCTGGGCGCGTTGGCGGGGGCAGGCGTGTACACGGCGGTGAAGCTCAGGGACGAGAACGGCGAGACGCCGCGCACGCAGCGCAGTTTCCGCCGCTGA
- the LOC110431046 gene encoding uncharacterized protein LOC110431046 isoform X5, with amino-acid sequence MGATGAPRPPSSSSLPPFPSSVGGGAPGDGVACRRGDDTVLVPRRENPSSCHSVMNCFRVHMLQIFPTSHAYRNRSIFFGYFQLHALTEIGFDILRNTLLTFSWATYVFPP; translated from the exons ATGGGCGCGACCGGCGCGCCACGgccgccctcctcctcctctctccctccctttcCCTCAAGCGTTGGCGGCGGGGCACCAGGCGACGGCGTGGCCTGCAGGCGGGGCGACGATACTG TTCTGGTACCACGCAGGGAAAACCCAAGTTCTTGCCACTCAGTGATGAATTGCTTCAGGGTACATATGCTACAGATATTTCCAACTTCACACGCTTATAGAAATCG ATCCATTTTTTTTGGATATTTCCAACTTCATGCGCTTACAGAAATCG GTTTTGATATACTGAGAAACACACTACTTACATTCAGCTGGGCAACCTATGTGTTCCCTCCTTGA
- the LOC110431046 gene encoding uncharacterized protein LOC110431046 isoform X3, giving the protein MGATGAPRPPSSSSLPPFPSSVGGGAPGDGVACRRGDDTVLVPRRENPSSCHSVMNCFRAVFSTVLRLQNVASVLQFNRSIFFGYFQLHALTEIVNVLLAIEEACNLFTEADKCFDILRNTLLTFSWATYVFPP; this is encoded by the exons ATGGGCGCGACCGGCGCGCCACGgccgccctcctcctcctctctccctccctttcCCTCAAGCGTTGGCGGCGGGGCACCAGGCGACGGCGTGGCCTGCAGGCGGGGCGACGATACTG TTCTGGTACCACGCAGGGAAAACCCAAGTTCTTGCCACTCAGTGATGAATTGCTTCAGG GCTGTATTCTCAACAGTTTTGAGACTACAAAATGTTGCTTCAGTGTTACAATTCAACAGATCCATTTTTTTTGGATATTTCCAACTTCATGCGCTTACAGAAATCG TGAATGTCCTATTGGCAATAGAAGAAGCTTGCAATTTGTTTACGGAAGCAGACAAGT GTTTTGATATACTGAGAAACACACTACTTACATTCAGCTGGGCAACCTATGTGTTCCCTCCTTGA
- the LOC110431046 gene encoding uncharacterized protein LOC110431046 isoform X4 produces MGATGAPRPPSSSSLPPFPSSVGGGAPGDGVACRRGDDTVLVPRRENPSSCHSVMNCFRAVFSTVLRLQNVASVLQFNRSIFFGYFQLHALTEIGFDILRNTLLTFSWATYVFPP; encoded by the exons ATGGGCGCGACCGGCGCGCCACGgccgccctcctcctcctctctccctccctttcCCTCAAGCGTTGGCGGCGGGGCACCAGGCGACGGCGTGGCCTGCAGGCGGGGCGACGATACTG TTCTGGTACCACGCAGGGAAAACCCAAGTTCTTGCCACTCAGTGATGAATTGCTTCAGG GCTGTATTCTCAACAGTTTTGAGACTACAAAATGTTGCTTCAGTGTTACAATTCAACAGATCCATTTTTTTTGGATATTTCCAACTTCATGCGCTTACAGAAATCG GTTTTGATATACTGAGAAACACACTACTTACATTCAGCTGGGCAACCTATGTGTTCCCTCCTTGA
- the LOC110431046 gene encoding uncharacterized protein LOC110431046 isoform X9, with product MGATGAPRPPSSSSLPPFPSSVGGGAPGDGVACRRGDDTGLKHLELRFRLHAFSATAATHASTPTTDLAVLHRQFFSS from the exons ATGGGCGCGACCGGCGCGCCACGgccgccctcctcctcctctctccctccctttcCCTCAAGCGTTGGCGGCGGGGCACCAGGCGACGGCGTGGCCTGCAGGCGGGGCGACGATACTG GTCTAAAACATCTGGAATTGAGATTTCG CTTACATGCCTTCTCAGCCACGGCTGCTACCCATGCCAGTACACCAACGACCGATCTTGCTGTGCTGCATCG CCAGTTTTTCTCTTCTTGA
- the LOC110431046 gene encoding uncharacterized protein LOC110431046 isoform X2: MGATGAPRPPSSSSLPPFPSSVGGGAPGDGVACRRGDDTVLVPRRENPSSCHSVMNCFRVHMLQIFPTSHAYRNRSIFFGYFQLHALTEIVNVLLAIEEACNLFTEADKCNTAHLPNLVPTVARYGSVTTLFSMSLMFIWRPLQNHHIPRS, translated from the exons ATGGGCGCGACCGGCGCGCCACGgccgccctcctcctcctctctccctccctttcCCTCAAGCGTTGGCGGCGGGGCACCAGGCGACGGCGTGGCCTGCAGGCGGGGCGACGATACTG TTCTGGTACCACGCAGGGAAAACCCAAGTTCTTGCCACTCAGTGATGAATTGCTTCAGGGTACATATGCTACAGATATTTCCAACTTCACACGCTTATAGAAATCG ATCCATTTTTTTTGGATATTTCCAACTTCATGCGCTTACAGAAATCG TGAATGTCCTATTGGCAATAGAAGAAGCTTGCAATTTGTTTACGGAAGCAGACAAGTGTAACACAGCCCACCTCCCAAATTTAGTTCCAACTGTAGCTAGATATGGATCTGTCACTACACTATTCTCCATGTCATTGATGTTCATTTGGAGACCCTTGCAAAATCATCACATACCACGTTCTTAG
- the LOC110431046 gene encoding uncharacterized protein LOC110431046 isoform X1 encodes MGATGAPRPPSSSSLPPFPSSVGGGAPGDGVACRRGDDTVLVPRRENPSSCHSVMNCFRAVFSTVLRLQNVASVLQFNRSIFFGYFQLHALTEIVNVLLAIEEACNLFTEADKCNTAHLPNLVPTVARYGSVTTLFSMSLMFIWRPLQNHHIPRS; translated from the exons ATGGGCGCGACCGGCGCGCCACGgccgccctcctcctcctctctccctccctttcCCTCAAGCGTTGGCGGCGGGGCACCAGGCGACGGCGTGGCCTGCAGGCGGGGCGACGATACTG TTCTGGTACCACGCAGGGAAAACCCAAGTTCTTGCCACTCAGTGATGAATTGCTTCAGG GCTGTATTCTCAACAGTTTTGAGACTACAAAATGTTGCTTCAGTGTTACAATTCAACAGATCCATTTTTTTTGGATATTTCCAACTTCATGCGCTTACAGAAATCG TGAATGTCCTATTGGCAATAGAAGAAGCTTGCAATTTGTTTACGGAAGCAGACAAGTGTAACACAGCCCACCTCCCAAATTTAGTTCCAACTGTAGCTAGATATGGATCTGTCACTACACTATTCTCCATGTCATTGATGTTCATTTGGAGACCCTTGCAAAATCATCACATACCACGTTCTTAG
- the LOC110431046 gene encoding uncharacterized protein LOC110431046 isoform X7 yields the protein MGATGAPRPPSSSSLPPFPSSVGGGAPGDGVACRRGDDTGLKHLELRFRLHAFSATAATHASTPTTDLAVLHRFSLLESVMKIKEIAINGRHV from the exons ATGGGCGCGACCGGCGCGCCACGgccgccctcctcctcctctctccctccctttcCCTCAAGCGTTGGCGGCGGGGCACCAGGCGACGGCGTGGCCTGCAGGCGGGGCGACGATACTG GTCTAAAACATCTGGAATTGAGATTTCG CTTACATGCCTTCTCAGCCACGGCTGCTACCCATGCCAGTACACCAACGACCGATCTTGCTGTGCTGCATCG TTTTTCTCTTCTTGAATCTGTGATGAAGATAAAAGAAATAGCAATCAATGGACGTCATGTATGA
- the LOC110431046 gene encoding jasmonic acid-amido synthetase JAR1-like isoform X6 — MHHFMPLLPYRFFLPLLLHVFILPVVNSSSGTTQGKPKFLPLSDELLQGCILNSFETTKCCFSVTIQQIHFFWIFPTSCAYRNRECPIGNRRSLQFVYGSRQVF, encoded by the exons ATGCACCATTTTATGCCACTTTTACCTTACAGATTTTTCCTTCCACTGTTGCTCCACGTGTTTATCCTCCCGGTGGTCAACAGCAG TTCTGGTACCACGCAGGGAAAACCCAAGTTCTTGCCACTCAGTGATGAATTGCTTCAGG GCTGTATTCTCAACAGTTTTGAGACTACAAAATGTTGCTTCAGTGTTACAATTCAACAGATCCATTTTTTTTGGATATTTCCAACTTCATGCGCTTACAGAAATCG TGAATGTCCTATTGGCAATAGAAGAAGCTTGCAATTTGTTTACGGAAGCAGACAAGT GTTTTGA
- the LOC110431046 gene encoding jasmonic acid-amido synthetase JAR1-like isoform X8 — protein sequence MDVMYELALQSSGTTQGKPKFLPLSDELLQGCILNSFETTKCCFSVTIQQIHFFWIFPTSCAYRNRECPIGNRRSLQFVYGSRQVF from the exons ATGGACGTCATGTATGAGCTTGCCCTTCAGAG TTCTGGTACCACGCAGGGAAAACCCAAGTTCTTGCCACTCAGTGATGAATTGCTTCAGG GCTGTATTCTCAACAGTTTTGAGACTACAAAATGTTGCTTCAGTGTTACAATTCAACAGATCCATTTTTTTTGGATATTTCCAACTTCATGCGCTTACAGAAATCG TGAATGTCCTATTGGCAATAGAAGAAGCTTGCAATTTGTTTACGGAAGCAGACAAGT GTTTTGA
- the LOC110429595 gene encoding kinesin-like protein KIN-7K, chloroplastic, with protein MSSRPSTSSSRRSSSPFSAGHRRPPTASSSSSSSYFSSGRLIPRSSPSSVSSSFYGGGGGGSTRSTTPGRRSSSVAPAPAPPPALAPVPFPSADELVIEDTSRSGDSISVTIRFRPLSEREFQRGDEISWYPDGDRLVRCEYNPATAYAYDRVFGPSTTTEAVYDVAARPVVKGAMEGINGTVFAYGVTSSGKTHTMHGDQNCPGIIPLAIKDVFGMIQDSPGREFLLRVSYLEIYNEVINDLLDPTGQNLRVREDAQGTYVEGIKEEVVLSPGHALSFIAAGEEHRHVGSNNFNLFSSRSHTIFTLMIESSDRGDEYDGVMYSQLNLIDLAGSESSKTETTGLRRREGSYINKSLLTLGTVIGKLSEGRATHIPYRDSKLTRLLQSSLSGHGHVSLICTITPASSNMEETHNTLKFASRAKRVEIYASRNRIIDEKSLIKKYQKEISSLKQELDQLRRGMIGGASHEEIMSLRQQLEEGQVKMQSRLEEEEEAKAALMSRIQRLTKLILVSTKNNIPALTDGHQRHNSVSEQDKLSTSQDSSTLVQNEGTTKDPLSDSLDEINQLRSGSGEHSSVTGSAADSTQAGFTASDHMDLLIEQIKMLAGEVAFGTSSLKRLIEQSIDDPEGTKDQIENLEREIQQKRRHMRALEKQIMESGEASVANASMVDMQQTITKLTAQCGEKAFELELKSADNRVLQEQLQQKNVEINDLQEKVFRLEQQLSAKVDIFPEQETDCAQQEAIDLKSKLQSKEAEIEKLKFEHLKITEEHCDLINQNHKLSEEAAYAKELASSAAVELKNLAEEVTKLSVLNAKQAKELLVAQEMAHSRVHGRKGRATSRGRDEVGTWSLDLEDMKMELQARRQREAALEAALAEKELLEEEYKKKFDEAKKKELSLENDLAGMWVLVAKLKKGALGISDLNVDDRTVNLADITNGTKENKGEKNFALVEKQISDDSVKSLSTEGHRSPEFEPLLVRLKAKIQEMKEKDTDPLSDKDGNSHVCKVCFESATAAVLLPCRHFCLCKPCSLACSECPLCRTRIADRIITFT; from the exons ATGTCGTCGCGGCCGTCGACGTCGTCCTCGCGGCGGAGCAGCTCGCCGTTCTCTGCGGGACACCGCCGCCCGCCCACCGCGTCCTCCTCCTCTTCGAGCTCGTACTTCAGCTCCGGCCGCCTCATTCCGCGCTCGTCCCCGTCCTCCGTGAGCTCCAGCTTCTACGGCGGCGGGGGCGGAGGCAGCACGAGGTCCACCACCCCCGGCCGCCGCAGCTCATCTgtagcgccggcgccggcgcctccCCCCGCGCTCGCGCCAGTGCCGTTCCCCAGCGCGGACGAGCTCGTCATCGAGGACACCTCCCGATCCGGCGACAGCATCTCCGTCACCATCCGCTTCCGACCGCTCAG CGAGCGCGAGTTCCAGCGTGGCGACGAGATCTCGTGGTATCCAGATGGGGATCGGCTTGTGCGGTGCGAGTACAACCCGGCAACGGCTTATGCTTATG ATAGAGTTTTTGGGCCTTCGACAACCACTGAGGCTGTCTATGATGTTGCAGCCCGGCCTGTTGTAAAAGGTGCTATGGAGGGCATAAATG GGACAGTTTTTGCCTATGGCGTAACAAGTAGTGGGAAGACTCACACAATGCAT GGTGACCAGAATTGTCCTGGAATAATTCCACTAGCCATCAAGGATGTCTTCGGCATGATCCAAGAT AGTCCTGGAAGAGAATTTTTGCTCCGTGTGTCGTACCTTGAAATCTATAATGAG GTGATAAATGATCTACTTGATCCTACTGGACAAAATTTGCGTGTGCGGGAGGATGCACAG GGAACCTATGTAGAAGGGATAAAGGAAGAAGTAGTTCTGTCTCCAGGACACGCTCTTTCTTTTATTGCAGCGGGCGAAG AACATCGACATGTTGGCTCTAACAACTTCAACTTATTTAGCAGCCGAAGTCAtactattttcacattg ATGATTGAAAGCAGCGACCGTGGTGATGAGTATGATGGAGTCATGTATTCACAGCTC AATTTGATTGATCTAGCGGGCTCTGAGAGCTCGAAGACAGAGACTACAGGGTTAAGAAGAAGGGAAGGGTCTTACATTAACAAGAGCCTTTTAACTCTTGGAACA GTCATTGGCAAGCTCAGCGAAGGGAGGGCAACACATATACCCTATCGTGATTCTAAGTTGACCCGTCTGCTACAATCATCATTAAGTGGCCATGGTCATGTCTCA CTAATTTGCACAATTACCCCAGCATCAAGTAACATGGAAGAAACCCATAATACATTGAAATTTGCAAGCAGAGCAAAACGTGTTGAAATTTACGCCTCTCGCAATCGG ATAATTGATGAGAAATCATTGATCAAGAAGTATCAGAAAGAAATATCCTCTCTAAAGCAAGAACTCGATCAGCTAAGGAGAGGAATGATTGGTGGTGCCAGCCACGAAGAAATTATGAGTTTACGTCAGCAG TTGGAGGAGGGTCAGGTCAAGATGCAGTCTCGtctggaggaggaagaggaagcgAAAGCTGCTCTAATGAGCAGGATACAACGCTTGACCAAGTTGATACTTGTTTCCACCAAAAACAATATTCCTGCCTTGACAGATGGTCATCAGCGGCACAATTCTGTCAGCGAGCAAGAT AAGTTAAGCACTTCACAAGATAGTTCTACACTTGTCCAAAATGAGGGCACCACAAAAGACCCCCTATCAGACTCCTTAGATGAGATCAATCAATTAAGATCTGGCAGTGGTGAACACTCTTCAGTTACTGGTTCTGCAGCAGATTCAACGCAG GCGGGATTCACGGCATCAGATCATATGGATCTACTGATTGAGCAAATTAAGATGCTCGCTGGGGAGGTCGCATTTGGTACCAGTTCGCTGAAAAGACTAATCGAACAGTCCATAGATGATCCTGAAGGGACAAAGGACCAA ATAGAGAATTTAGAGCGTGAAAtccagcaaaagagaagacaTATGCGAGCCCTGGAAAAACAAATCATGGAAAGTGGTGAGGCATCAGTTGCCAATGCATCCATGGTGGATATGCAGCAG ACTATTACAAAACTAACTGCTCAGTGCGGTGAGAAGGCTTTTGAGTTAGAG TTAAAGTCAGCTGATAATCGTGTTCTCCAGGAGCAACTACAGCAGAAG AACGTGGAAATCAATGATTTACAAGAAAAAGTTTTTCGCCTTGAGCAACAACTCTCAGCAAAAGTGGATATATTCCCTGAGCAGGAGACTGATTGCGCACAGCAGGAGGCTATTGATTTGAAATCTAAACTTCAGTCCAAG GAAGCTGAAATCGAAAAGCTGAAATTCGAGCATCTGAAAATTACTGAGGAACATTGTGATTTGATCAATCAGAACCATAAATTAAGTGAGGAAGCTGCATATGCAAAAGAATTGGCATCTTCAGCTGCTGTTGAACTTAAGAATTTGGCTGAAGAAGTTACAAAGCTATCTGTACTAAATGCGAAGCAAGCAAAGGAGTTATTAGTTGCTCAGGAGATGGCACATTCAAGGGTTCATGGTAGAAAGGGTCGTGCAACCAGTAGGGGCAGGGATGAGGTTGGGACATGGAGCCTCGATTTAGAGGACATGAAAATGGAGCTACAGGCCAGAAGgcagagggaggctgctttggaaGCTGCTTTGGCAGAGAAGGAGCTTCTCGAAGAGGAGTACAAGAAAAAGTTTGACGAGGCAAAGAAAAAGGAACTATCTTTGGAAAACGATCTAGCAGGCATGTGGGTTCTTGTTGCTAAGTTGAAAAAAGGGGCTTTAGGCATATCTGATTTGAATGTTGATGATCGAACTGTTAACCTAGCTGATATAACTAATGgcacaaaggaaaacaaaggtgAAAAAAATTTCGCTCTAGTTGAGAAGCAAATTTCAGACGATTCTGTTAAGTCACTGAGCACCGAAGGACATAGAAGTCCGGAGTTTGAACCACTTCTTGTTCGTCTGAAG GCTAAAATTCAGGAGATGAAGGAAAAGGACACTGATCCCCTGAGCGATAAAGATGGCAACTCACATGTCTGCAAAGTTTGCTTCGAATCTGCAACTGCTGCAGTATTGCTTCCTTGCCGGCATTTTTGCT TGTGCAAGCCTTGCTCGCTTGCCTGTTCGGAGTGCCCTCTGTGCCGCACAAGAATAGCAGACAGGATAATCACCTTCACATGA
- the LOC8065168 gene encoding SH3 domain-containing protein 2, whose amino-acid sequence MEAIRKQASKLREQVARQQQAVMKQFGGGYGADGVFADEAEAQQHSKLEKLYISTRAAKHFQRDIVRGVEGYIVTGSKQVEIGNKLCEDGKKYGTENTCTSGSTLSKAALSFAKARSMMEKERGNLLKALGTQVAEPLRAMVMGAPLEDARHLAQRYDRMRQEAEAQAIEVSKRQMKLREASGNSDMVARLEAAESKLQELKSNMGVLGKEAVAAMTAVEAQQQRLTLQRLIALVESERNYHQKVLQVLDQLEREMVFERQRIEGAPPPVVESSMPPPPAYEEVNGIFMRNTVAELVETVEYFLAEAIQSYRAESDTELNLSAGDYIVVRKVSNNGWAEGECRGKAGWFPYDYIEKRERVLASKVAQVF is encoded by the exons ATGGAGGCCATCCGGAAGCAGGCCTCGAAGCTCCGGGAGCAGGTCGCTCGGCAGCAGCAG GCGGTGATGAAGCAGTTCGGGGGCGGGTACGGCGCAGACGGCGTGTTCGCGGACGAGGCCGAGGCGCAACAGCACTCCAAGCTCGAGAAGCTCTACATCTCCACGCGCGCCGCCAAG CACTTCCAAAGGGATATAGTTCGGGGCGTCGAGGGCTACATCGTCACGGGGTCGAAGCAAGTCGAGATTG GGAACAAGTTATGTGAGGATGGCAAGAAGTATGGCACTGAGAACACTTGTACCAGTGGAAGCACACTGTCGAAGGCGGCATTAAGTTTTGCTAAGGCACGGTCCATGATGGAAAAGGAAAGGGGTAACCTGCTGAAAGCCCTTGGCACACAG gTTGCAGAACCATTGAGGGCTATGGTTATGGGAGCCCCTTTGGAGGATGCTCGCCACCTCGCCCAAAGATATGACAGGATGCGTCAAGAAGCTGAAGCACAG GCTATTGAAGTTTCAAAACGCCAAATGAAACTAAGAGAAGCATCTGGAAATAGTGATATGGTTGCAAGGCTAGAAGCAGCTGAGTCAAAGCTGCAGGAGTTGAAATCAAATATGGGGGTTTTGGGCAAAGAAGCTGTTGCAGCAATGACTGCTGTTGAAGCCCAACAGCAAAGGCTGACACTGCAGCGTCTTATTGCATTG GTTGAATCAGAGAGAAACTACCACCAAAAGGTCCTACAAGTTCTTGATCAACTTGAGAGAGAG ATGGTATTTGAGCGCCAAAGAATTGAAGGAGCACCTCCTCCGGTTGTTGAGAGTTCCATGCCTCCGCCGCCTGCATATGAAGAAGTCAATGGTATATTCATGAGGAATACAGTTGCAGAATTGGTCGAGACTGTGGAGTATTTCTTGGCTGAG GCAATCCAGTCATATCGAGCAGAGAGTGATACCGAGCTCAACCTTTCAGCTGGTGACTACATAGTGGTCCGAAAG GTGTCGAACAATGGATGGGCCGAAGGTGAATGCAGGGGGAAAGCTGGCTGGTTCCCCTACGACTACATCGAGAAACGAGAGCGTGTGCTTGCAAGTAAAGTCGCCCAAGTTTTCTAA